A stretch of the Perca flavescens isolate YP-PL-M2 chromosome 3, PFLA_1.0, whole genome shotgun sequence genome encodes the following:
- the bicra gene encoding BRD4-interacting chromatin-remodeling complex-associated protein isoform X1, with product MDDEDGRCLLDVICDPEALNDFLHGSETHLDTDDLLDGSSDPSSSFFSTTGGHVPEVQPAVQLSANEPAGLPRVSVDLDFLEDDDILGGSPGGEGGSNGIGTNHEPCDILQQSLAEANITEQSLQEAEAELDLGSFGIPGLTQVVQTLPDPSLSGAGGAAVGVGIGVGGAAAIFPGSGPSTTATPPNAASDMLGSVLAQQGLQLQSQVMNKAISVQPFMQPVGLGNVTLQPISSLQALPNGSQSGHLGIGQIQVVGQPTVMTINQSGQPILAKAMGGYQLHQSGPDVSGAGSQVGLGGSGGGLLIQGNKATLGSPALNGPAVCVSSTNSSSGGTMTPAGLVGFGSTTLSSGIGHQTQTQGQIMQNVIIQRTPTPIQPKPPQGGAIQPKLFKQQQQQQLPQTAPQPLQNDAHKALGLQQIPVSAAQNVAFLTGKPGSNVVLTTQASTQGPQFQQTLFKQQAGQPSGKPLSVHLLNQQGSIVIPSQTVLQGQNHQFLLPQLQAGGQILTQHPGGHIITSQGPGGQLIANQILTANQNINLGQVLTSQGHPGAAHILSGSIQLQPGQMGTPTLFQMPVSLAQSQSQTQTHTVSGHAQTVIQGMPIQNSLTMLSQVEGLSPAVSLQPALQPQPGGVPSSTGAATMAPGQPGECVTVLGSSTDQAAHPTQQHATQSSILAMQTASSVSTATTVPSSSPSMSVPTSSSVTAVGLVPHQAQHSPGRLLFTNQGSSMILSQESLQMFLQQEQHHQTENESTPSAGVPASVIVSSNSVTAPAPSVHDSQLTDSWVGQSHSPSPGPSHMAAVVKQVPSSGHQHSLIQGMSPSPALSTHASAPPVAVSPQPSHSPLTLSQHIQSPHHQQQSRPPSQPQPQSQTPSRSCTPSSHPQLFIVHNQMAESPQPAPQGQPQHTQPQHTHIQVQLQLQPQLQPQPRPASQPAPYQQDMPPLSQSPKPPPPPAPPAPHQFTAPPVSTSAAAVVKAQVPIPGLTAEHQHHLQLVAAQIQTLSAISQPSPQQKQLLDKLHQVQQSIVLQAKQAAQPQAAGPFSSQQDVPLDKVAVASSASAGPPAQLPPVLQQMSVLVKTPATASSDLQVFSGAQGPAGAMVNQTVTPASLTQPAQVQPKPGVISSVGGMTLGKGGMQIQVLGTSLTQMPAPQPPAPAPVQTQTTTMKMPFSAEPSKEARMLEQLRKQQGSVLHPNYSAPFCSFEDTMHRLLPYHLYQGTANSSQDYQKVDDEFETVSCHLLKRTQAMLDKYRHLLFAESKAFKPEQRLGPSAEMVMIDRMFIQEEKIALSQDRILAKERPEEFVANARMLESVVSSQQKAPPAEPTSASGGVAAAVPAPAPAAPAPAPLPNLAPNPPPPPPPPPAPAPIPSPSPASAPVPAPASAPAPPPAPAPTATPFPPTKLVIKHGGGGASVSWSSGGPPPPAAAGRLAEPAGQSSSFSRAPAASPDDDDALPQRTSKPPMKTYEARRRIGLKLKIKQDQTGFSKVVHNTALDPVHTPQPPQSGQSTPQPQTQPQGQAALLHPKPRPLSTPPPTVIRTQSPVCTASSASLVTTATAQSNPPLRGNVPPNAAPCSSTSSSHTWSSLSSSSSSSSSTQVNGSLDHHDGGGVKHNSASTATPSQTTCRLPLRKTYRENISPRVRPGVPGGGDESLSYPRPTPSPPQHEASSPPSERTVIASVKVEKRGRDASHAHTEPGHETGRLRSAMQGLDEMDEVFTRGIKTTPHHHHPQLPDREGARERGEERPDQETDVSKYKRASGKNRHRAGGTFRMDQHAPGPPSPESSFTRDSLLPAKRCKSDSPDMDNASFSSGSPPDDSLNEHLQCAIDSILNLQQEPSARGHHLKGGHSRSQQHQSQRPGGSAASSHRPSVPPPSSASASSSLAQHPQVGGRGHNGSLVSQTQSR from the exons ATGGATGATGAAGATGGCAGGTGCCTTCTAGATGTAATTTG TGACCCGGAAGCTCTCAATGACTTTCTTCATGGATCTGAGACCCAT TTGGACACTGACGACCTATTGGATGGTTCGAGTGACCCCTCCAGCTCGTTCTTCTCTACCACTGGG GGCCATGTTCCAGAGGTCCAGCCTGCAGTCCAGCTGTCGGCCAATGAGCCGGCCGGCCTACCCAGAGTCAGTGTTGACCTGGACTTCCTGGAGGATGATGACATCCTGGGAGGATCCCCAGGTGGTGAAGGTGGGAGCAATGGCATTGGGACAAATCACGAGCCATGTGACATCCTGCAGCAGAGCTTGGCTGAAGCAAACATCACCGAGCAAAGCTTACAGGAGGCAGAGGCTGAGCTGGACCTGGGCTCCTTTGGAATTCCAGGCCTTACGCAGGTGGTACAGACACTGCCTGATCCCAGCCTCTCTGGGGCTGGAGGCGCTGCTGTTGGTGTAGGCATAGGTGTTGGGGGAGCAGCAGCAATTTTCCCTGGGTCAGGCCCAAGCACCACTGCTACGCCTCCCAATGCCGCATCTGACATGCTGGGGTCAGTGCTTGCTCAGCAGGGCCTTCAACTCCAGTCCCAGGTGATGAACAAGGCCATTAGTGTTCAGCCATTTATGCAGCCTGTGGGCCTGGGAAATGTGACACTTCAGCCCATTTCAAGTCTCCAAGCTCTTCCTAATGGGAGTCAGTCTGGACATTTGGGTATCGGACAGATTCAGGTTGTGGGTCAGCCTACAGTCATGACTATCAATCAGTCTGGGCAACCAATCCTAGCTAAGGCCATGGGTGGTTACCAGCTGCACCAGTCTGGGCCAGATGTATCAGGTGCTGGTTCTCAGGTGGGGCTTGGAGGCTCAGGGGGTGGACTTCTGATCCAAGGTAACAAGGCCACTTTGGGATCTCCAGCTTTAAATGGACCGGCTGTTTGTGTCAGCAGCACAaacagcagcagcggcggcacAATGACTCCTGCTGGGCTTGTGGGCTTTGGCAGCACCACTCTAAGTTCAGGAATTGGACACCAGACGCAAACCCAAGGCCAAATCATGCAGAACGTGATCATCCAGCGCACACCAACACCTATTCAGCCTAAACCCCCTCAGGGGGGAGCCATCCAACCGAAACTTTTcaaacagcaacagcagcagcagctgccacAAACAGCACCCCAACCGCTGCAAAACGATGCCCACAAGGCTCTAGGTCTGCAGCAAATTCCAGTTTCTGCTGCTCAGAATGTAGCCTTCCTGACAGGAAAGCCAGGTTCTAACGTTGTCCTGACTACTCAGGCCTCAACACAAGGCCCTCAGTTTCAACAAACCCTGTTCAAGCAACAAGCGGGACAACCATCGGGCAAGCCTCTTAGTGTACACTTGTTAAACCAACAGGGCAGCATCGTTATTCCCTCTCAGACAGTTCTGCAAGGTCAGAACCACCAGTTTCTCCTGCCACAACTGCAAGCAGGTGGGCAGATCCTGACCCAGCACCCTGGGGGGCACATCATAACTAGTCAGGGTCCTGGTGGACAGCTCATTGCAAACCAGATTTTGACTGCAAACCAGAACATCAACCTGGGCCAGGTGTTGACTTCACAGGGCCACCCCGGGGCTGCCCACATCCTCTCTGGATCTATCCAGCTCCAGCCTGGCCAGATGGGCACGCCCACCCTCTTTCAGATGCCCGTCTCGTTGGCCCAGAGTCAAAGCCAGACACAGACCCACACTGTCTCAGGTCATGCCCAGACAGTCATACAGGGCATGCCCATCCAGAACTCCCTGACCATGCTCAGTCAGGTGGAGGGGCTGAGCCCCGCAGTCAGCCTTCAGCCAGCCCTGCAGCCTCAGCCGGGCGGAGTCCCCAGCAGCACAGGAGCAGCGACCATGGCTCCGGGCCAGCCCGGAGAGTGTGTTACTGTGCTGGGTAGCTCCACGGACCAGGCTGCTCATCCCACCCAGCAGCATGCAACGCAATCCTCTATCCTCGCCATGCAAACGGCATCCTCTGTGTCCACGGCTACCACGGTACCCTCCTCTTCTCCGTCCATGTCTGTGCCCACCTCGTCCTCTGTCACAGCAGTGGGGCTGGTCCCCCATCAGGCTCAGCACAGTCCAGGGAGGTTACTGTTCACCAACCAGGGCTCCAGTATGATCCTGAGCCAGGAGTCTCTGCAGATGTTCCTGCAACAG GAGCAGCACCACCAAACAGAGAATGAGTCCACCCCCTCTGCTGGCGTTCCAGCGTCTGTAATCGTCAGCAGCAACAGCGTCACTGCTCCGGCCCCCTCTGTCCATGACAGCCAATTAACTGACTCTTGGGTGGGTCAGAGCCACAGCCCTTCCCCTGGCCCCTCCCACATGGCAGCAGTGGTAAAGCAG GTGCCCTCCAGTGGACATCAGCACTCCCTGATCCAGGGCATGTCCCCCTCCCCGGCCTTGTCCACTCACGCCTCGGCGCCCCCAGTGGCGGTCAGCCCGCAGCCTTCCCACTCTCCTCTCACTCTGAGCCAGCACATCCAGTCGCCGCACCATCAGCAGCAGTCGCGTCCTCCCTCCCAGCCTCAGCCACAGTCCCAAACGCCCTCCCGCTCGTGCACCCCCTCCTCTCACCCCCAGCTCTTTATTGTCCACAACCAGATGGCGGAGTCCCCCCAGCCGGCTCCGCAGGGCCAGCCGCAGCACACACAgccccagcacacacacattcaggttCAGCTGCAGCTGCAGCCGCAGCTGCAGCCTCAGCCGCGGCCGGCCTCTCAGCCCGCCCCTTATCAACAAGATATGCCTCCGCTGTCCCAGTCACCCaagccgcctcctcctcctgcgccgCCCGCACCACACCAGTTCACCGCTCCTCCTGTCAGCACTTCTGCCGCTGCTGTAGTCAAAGCCCAGGTTCCAATCCCGGGCCTGACAGCAGAGCACCAGCACCACCTGCAACTAGTCGCTGCGCAGATTCAGACGCTGTCGGCCATCAGCCAGCCCTCGCCTCAGCAGAAACAGCTGCTGGACAAGCTACACCAG GTGCAGCAGAGCATCGTGCTGCAGGCCAAGCAGGCTGCTCAGCCTCAAGCCGCCGGTCCCTTCAGCTCCCAGCAAGATGTGCCTCTTGATAAAGTGGCGGTTGCGTCATCGGCCAGCGCTGGTCCGCCTGCTCAGCTTCCCCCAGTGCTGCAGCAGATGTCGGTGCTCGTCAAAACTCCTGCTACAG CATCAAGTGACTTACAGGTATTCTCAGGAGCCCAAGGGCCAGCTGGAGCAATGGTGAATCAGACTGTCACTCCTGCCAGCCTTACCCAGCCTGCACAG GTTCAGCCAAAGCCAGGGGTGATCAGCTCAGTGGGAGGGATGACTCTGGGGAAAGGTGGGATGCAGATACAGGTGTTGGGTACTAGTCTTACTCAAATGCCTGCTCCACAGCCCCCAGCTCCAGCTCCAGTGCAAACTCAG ACAACAACAATGAAGATGCCTTTCAGTGCAGAGCCCAGCAAAGAAGCCAG GATGCTGGAACAGCtgaggaagcagcagggttcagtgCTTCACCCAAACTACAGTGCTCCTTTCTGCTCTTTTGAGGACACGATGCACAGACTGCTGCCTTACCATCTCTACCAGGGAACTGCCAACTCCTCTCAAGACTATCAGAAAG TGGATGATGAATTTGAGACGGTCTCCTGCCATCTCCTCAAAAGGACCCAGGCAATGCTGGATAAGTATCGCCACCTGCTCTTTGCAGAGTCAAAA gcgtttaAACCTGAGCAGAGACTGGGCCCCTCGGCAGAGATGGTGATGATCGACCGGATGTTCATTCAGGAGGAGAAGATCGCGTTGAGCCAGGACAGGATTTTGGCCAAGGAGAGACCAG AGGAGTTTGTGGCAAATGCGCGCATGTTGGAGAGTGTGGTTTCATCCCAACAGAAAGCCCCTCCTGCCGAGCCCACGTCAGCGAGTGGAGGCGTAGCCGCTGCTGTCCCTGCTCCGGCGCCTGCAGCTCCGGCCCCAGCCCCTCTCCCAAACCTCGCCCcgaaccctcctcctcctcctcctcctcctcctgctcctgctCCCATCCCGTCCCCATCTCCTGCTTCAGCTCCGGTCCCTGCTCCGGCTTCAGCTCCGGCGCCTCCTCCCGCGCCCGCCCCCACCGCCACCCCTTTCCCCCCTACCAAACTGGTAATAAAGCACGGCGGCGGCGGAGCCTCTGTGTCCTGGTCCAGCGGCGGGCCCCCGCCTCCGGCGGCGGCGGGCAGGCTGGCCGAACCCGCCGGCCAGAGCTCCTCCTTCAGCCGCGCTCCGGCGGCGTCGCCCGACGACGACGACGCCCTCCCGCAGAGAACCAGCAAGCCGCCGATGAAGACCTACGAGGCTCGCCGGAGAATTGGCCTGAAGCTGAAGATCAAGCAGGACCAGACGGGCTTCAGCAAGGTGGTCCACAACACTGCCTTAGACCCCGTGCACACACCTCAGCCCCCGCAGAGTGGCCAGTCCACACCCCAGCCCCAGACTCAGCCCCAGGGCCAAGCTGCTCTACTGCACCCAAAGCCCCGCCCCCTGTCAACGCCCCCTCCCACAGTAATCAGAACTCAGTCTCCCGTATGCACTGCTTCCTCTGCCTCATTGGTCACCACAGCAACCGCTCAGTCTAACCCGCCACTGAGAGGTAACGTTCCCCCCAACGCAGCCCCATGTTCCTCTACCTCTTCCTCCCACACTTGGTCGTCgttgtcctcctcctcttcttcctcctcttccactCAAGTGAATGGGTCGTTGGATCACCACGACGGGGGCGGGGTCAAACACAATTCTGCCTCCACTGCCACGCCCTCGCAGACGACGTGCCGTCTCCCCCTTCGGAAAACCTACCGGGAGAACATTAGTCCCCGGGTCAGACCCGGTGTCCCAGGGGGAGGGGACGAAAGTTTGTCCTACCCGAGGCCCACGCCGTCACCCCCGCAGCACGAGGCCTCATCCCCCCCCTCAGAGCGGACAGTTATAGCTAGCGTGAAGGTGGAGAAACGAGGCCGGGACGCCTCGCACGCTCACACGGAGCCGGGCCACGAAACGGGCCGTTTAAGGAGTGCAATGCAGGGGCTGGACGAGATGGACGAGGTGTTCACCCGTGGTATCAAAACCACACCGCACCACCATCACCCGCAGCTCCCCGACCGGGAGGGGGCCAGGGAGCGAGGGGAGGAGCGCCCAGACCAAGAGACAGATGTAAGTAAATACAAGAGGGCGAGTGGGAAAAACAGACATAGGGCCGGCGGGACGTTCAGAATGGACCAGCATGCCCCGGGGCCTCCCTCCCCAGAGTCCTCCTTCACGCGAGACTCTTTGCTTCCTGCCAAACGCTGCAAGTCGGACTCCCCCGACATGGACAACGCCAgcttctccagcggcagccccCCCGACGACTCTCTGAACGAGCACCTGCAGTGTGCCATCGACAGCATCCTGAACCTGCAGCAGGAGCCCTCCGCCCGCGGCCACCACCTTAAAGGGGGCCACAGCAGGTCCCAGCAACACCAAAGCCAGCGCCCCGGGGGCTCGGCAGCCTCATCCCACAGACCCTCAGTACCACCACCCTCCTCTGCCTCCGCGTCCTCCTCCCTGGCCCAGCACCCTCAGGTCGGTGGCCGTGGCCACAATGGCAGCCTGGTGTCCCAGACTCAAAGCAGATAA